A DNA window from Hydrogenothermus marinus contains the following coding sequences:
- the mtnA gene encoding S-methyl-5-thioribose-1-phosphate isomerase: MRKLKDIRPIKVENYKLYVLNQLKLPLEEEWLELSTYEDVAKAIKDMIVRGAPLIGIVGAYGFAIGVKQLIKEGKPLENAKKVLKTLKNTRPTAVNLFWALDRIWKKFEKWKNEKTKEELVKAFFKEANKIDLEDYHANKSIGGYGQVLIPKKANILTHCNTGALATSGWGTALGVIRSAYEEGKDITVYVDETRPYLQGARLTAWELVQEGIPHYLITDNSAGFLISKGLIDVIIVGADRITANGDVANKIGTFTLSVLAKEYNIPFYVAAPTTTFDLETEKGEDIPIEERNENEVKKCGGCAIAPIETKALNYSFDITPAENITAIITEKGIINEINKENIKKFLKGDIK; encoded by the coding sequence ATGAGAAAACTAAAAGACATTAGACCTATAAAAGTAGAAAATTATAAATTATATGTTTTAAATCAGCTTAAACTACCATTAGAAGAAGAATGGTTAGAACTTTCTACATATGAAGATGTTGCAAAAGCTATAAAAGATATGATAGTTAGAGGGGCTCCGTTAATTGGAATAGTTGGAGCTTATGGATTTGCTATTGGTGTAAAACAGTTAATAAAAGAAGGAAAACCCTTAGAGAATGCTAAAAAAGTTTTAAAAACTCTAAAAAACACAAGGCCTACTGCAGTAAACCTATTTTGGGCACTTGATAGAATTTGGAAAAAATTTGAAAAATGGAAAAATGAAAAAACAAAAGAAGAACTTGTAAAAGCATTTTTTAAAGAAGCAAATAAAATAGATTTAGAAGATTACCATGCTAATAAATCTATTGGAGGATATGGGCAGGTTTTAATTCCTAAAAAAGCTAACATATTAACTCATTGTAATACAGGAGCCCTTGCAACTTCTGGCTGGGGAACAGCATTAGGAGTAATAAGAAGTGCTTATGAAGAAGGAAAAGATATAACAGTATATGTAGACGAAACAAGACCATATTTGCAAGGTGCAAGACTTACTGCATGGGAACTGGTACAAGAAGGAATTCCCCATTATCTTATTACTGATAATAGTGCAGGATTTTTAATATCAAAAGGCTTAATTGATGTAATAATAGTTGGAGCTGATAGAATCACTGCAAATGGAGACGTAGCAAATAAAATAGGAACCTTTACATTGTCAGTACTTGCAAAAGAGTATAATATACCATTTTATGTAGCTGCTCCAACAACAACATTTGATCTTGAAACAGAAAAAGGAGAAGATATTCCTATAGAAGAAAGAAATGAAAATGAAGTTAAAAAATGTGGTGGTTGTGCTATTGCACCTATTGAAACAAAAGCTTTAAATTATAGTTTTGATATTACCCCAGCTGAAAATATTACTGCAATAATTACAGAAAAAGGTATAATAAACGAAATAAATAAAGAAAATATAAAAAAATTTTTAAAAGGTGATATAAAATGA
- a CDS encoding gluconeogenesis factor YvcK family protein, with protein sequence MKVVAIGGGTGLSNLLRGLKELVPDYIEDLSAIVTVADNGGSSGRLREEMGIPAPGDVRNCIVALAEDEDILTKVFQYRFQEGEGLKGHSFGNLFLTVLTKITGNFLDAIETTSDILKIKGRIIPSTDENVDIVAKFSDGKIIKGETQITEYGKKLIAKIEKIWLEPEDVKAPAEAIEKILNADLIILGPGSLYTSIIPNLLVKEISTALVKSKAVKIYISNVMTQYGETDDYTVSDHIKAIEKTVGKHFIDYVIVNTKLPPNEVLERYIKEHAEPVVIDAANISKMGIKIYSDDLLDEGSYARHNPEKLNKMFIKIFNDIKSSTKVING encoded by the coding sequence ATGAAAGTAGTTGCGATAGGCGGAGGAACAGGACTTTCAAATTTACTTAGAGGATTAAAAGAATTAGTACCTGATTATATAGAAGATTTATCAGCTATAGTTACTGTTGCAGATAATGGAGGTAGCTCAGGAAGACTTAGAGAAGAAATGGGAATTCCTGCACCAGGAGATGTTAGAAACTGTATAGTAGCTCTTGCTGAAGATGAAGATATTCTTACTAAGGTTTTTCAATATAGATTTCAAGAAGGGGAAGGATTAAAAGGACATAGTTTTGGGAATCTATTTTTAACAGTTTTAACAAAAATTACAGGGAATTTTTTAGATGCAATAGAAACAACATCTGATATTTTAAAAATAAAAGGTAGAATAATACCTTCTACAGATGAAAATGTTGATATTGTAGCTAAATTTTCAGATGGAAAAATAATAAAAGGGGAAACTCAGATAACAGAATATGGAAAAAAATTAATAGCAAAAATAGAAAAAATATGGCTTGAGCCTGAAGATGTAAAAGCACCTGCTGAAGCAATAGAAAAAATCCTTAATGCAGATTTAATTATTCTTGGTCCAGGAAGTTTATATACAAGTATAATACCTAACCTATTAGTTAAAGAAATATCTACGGCTCTTGTAAAATCAAAGGCAGTAAAAATTTATATTTCAAATGTTATGACTCAGTATGGAGAAACTGATGATTATACAGTATCAGATCATATAAAAGCCATTGAAAAAACAGTAGGAAAACATTTTATAGATTATGTTATAGTAAATACTAAACTTCCACCTAATGAAGTTTTAGAGAGATATATTAAGGAGCATGCAGAACCAGTGGTAATTGATGCAGCAAACATTTCAAAAATGGGAATTAAAATATATTCTGATGATTTACTTGATGAAGGTAGTTATGCAAGACATAATCCGGAGAAACTTAATAAAATGTTTATAAAAATATTTAATGATATAAAATCTTCTACAAAAGTTATAAATGGATAG